A DNA window from Falco peregrinus isolate bFalPer1 chromosome 8, bFalPer1.pri, whole genome shotgun sequence contains the following coding sequences:
- the INSIG2 gene encoding insulin-induced gene 2 protein isoform X1, which yields MAENDAMPILTKKCGPYISSVTSRGMNLVIRGIVLFFIGVFLALVLNLLQIQRNVTLFPPDVITSIFSSAWWVPPCCGTASAVIGLLYPCMDRHLGEPHKFKREWSSVMRCVAVFVGINHASAKVDFANNIQLSLTLAALSIGLWWTFDRSRSGFGLGVGIAFLATLVSQLLVYNGVYQYTSPDFLYVRSWLPCIFFAGGITMGNIGRQLAMYECKVIAEKSHED from the exons ATGGCAGAAAATGATGCAATGCCAATCTTAACAAAAAAGTGTGGCCCATACATTTCATCTGTAACCAGTCGTGGCATGAATTTGGTAATTCGTGGTATAGTGCTGTTTTTTATTGGTGTATTTCTTGCATTAGTATTAAACTTGCTTCAGATCCAGAGAAACGTTACTCTCTTCCCCCCTGATGTGATCACAAGCATCTTCTCCTCAGCTTGGTGGGTACCACCTTGCTGTGGCACAGCGTCAG CTGTGATTGGGTTATTGTACCCGTGCATGGACAGACATCTGGGAGAGCCACATAAATTTAAGAGAGAATGGTCCAGTGTAATGCGATGTGTAGCAGTCTTTGTGGGAATAAATCATGCCAGCGCT AAAGTGGATTTTGCCAACAATATCCAGTTGTCTCTCACATTAGCAGCCCTGTCAATTGGTCTGTGGTGGACGTTTGATAGATCACGAAGTGGCTTTGGTCTTGGAGTAGGAATTGCTTTCTTAGCCACATTGGTGTCACAACTTCTCGTCTACAATGGAGTTTATCA ATACACATCTCCAGATTTCCTTTATGTTCGTTCGTGGTTGCCGtgtattttttttgctggtggAATAACTATGGGCAATATCGGCAGGCAGCTGGCAATG tatgAATGCAAAGTCATTGCAGAGAAGTCTCATGAGGACTGA
- the INSIG2 gene encoding insulin-induced gene 2 protein isoform X2, protein MDRHLGEPHKFKREWSSVMRCVAVFVGINHASAKVDFANNIQLSLTLAALSIGLWWTFDRSRSGFGLGVGIAFLATLVSQLLVYNGVYQYTSPDFLYVRSWLPCIFFAGGITMGNIGRQLAMYECKVIAEKSHED, encoded by the exons ATGGACAGACATCTGGGAGAGCCACATAAATTTAAGAGAGAATGGTCCAGTGTAATGCGATGTGTAGCAGTCTTTGTGGGAATAAATCATGCCAGCGCT AAAGTGGATTTTGCCAACAATATCCAGTTGTCTCTCACATTAGCAGCCCTGTCAATTGGTCTGTGGTGGACGTTTGATAGATCACGAAGTGGCTTTGGTCTTGGAGTAGGAATTGCTTTCTTAGCCACATTGGTGTCACAACTTCTCGTCTACAATGGAGTTTATCA ATACACATCTCCAGATTTCCTTTATGTTCGTTCGTGGTTGCCGtgtattttttttgctggtggAATAACTATGGGCAATATCGGCAGGCAGCTGGCAATG tatgAATGCAAAGTCATTGCAGAGAAGTCTCATGAGGACTGA